Sequence from the Merismopedia glauca CCAP 1448/3 genome:
TGCAATATCGAGTTTATCTGGATGTATGTTGCTTTAAACGACTATTTGATGCTCAATATAGACAGACGTGATTCCCAAAAAGCCGTTTCACCTGTTTGTTCCCAAAAATAACGAATTATCCGGTAAATCCATCATGACCGATCCCTTTCCCACCTCTGAAACACCAGCTACAACTAGCGAGACGACAGAAACCCAACCAACTAAACCAGAAGGTAGTTATGTTAAGCTAGCCATGCGAAACATGGTACGTAAACGTGGAACATCCTTAAAACACTTCTTTTTGACCGCATTTGGTCTATTAGCCTTTTTCATTGGTATGGCTTACTTAACTCGCTAAAGATCCTGATATCAAACAGAAGTGGAAACAGTAGTGGAATTAGAAGTTAGCATTCAAGATAGTTTTCTAGAACAAATTGAAGGTCAAAATCCTGCCCTAATCGCCAATTTTCAAAAAGTTACAACTGAAGCCAAGTGGGAAGACTGGTTTGAGCAATGGTTGGCTACCATGTCTTTCGATCTTCCCCAAGCTGAAGCTTATGAAATCAGCCTCCGCTTCACCACCGATCCAGAAATACAAGCCTTAAATGCTCAATATCGACATCAAAATCATCCTACAGATGTATTAGCTTTTGCAGCTTTAGAGGTAGACTATCCAAAATTACCAAGTTGCGTGCCTTTATATCTGGGGGATATAGTGATTTCAGTAGAGACAGCCGATCGCCAAGCACAAGTGCAAAATCACCCTTTGATAACTGAATTGGCTTGGTTAGCGGCTCATGGTTTTCTACATTTACTAGGATGGGATCACCCAGACGACGAAAACTTGCGACAAATGCTTCAGCAGCAAGATGTTTTACTGGCTAAGATTGGGTTAAACATGGAACTACCTCTGCCATCAGAGTAGATTAGTAACTATAAATAAATGTTGAGTTGAAGCACATTGAGACTATCAAAAATGCGAGTTTAAATATGTCTGTTTCTACTGTTGGTTCAGAAGGCACTGTAGACAAGTCTCAAACACCTATTTTGTCCCCGGAGTTATCTGAGCCTGTGACTCAACCCAAGCGAGCATTAGCCTGGAAAACTGCTGGCAATTTACTAATCAGCTTTAAGTATGCATGGGCAGGATTGCATTACGCTTTCTTAACCCAAAGAAACTTTCGGATTCACGCATTTATGGGGGCTTTCGCCCTGATTTTAGGCGCATTTTTGCAGTTAAAACCTGTAGAAATGGCGGCGATCGCGATTGTAGCGGGTTTGGTACTAGCTCTAGAGTTAATCAATACAGCTATTGAATCTGTGGTAGATTTGACCGTCAAGCAGTCTTATCATGAACTGGCAAAAATTGCCAAAGATTGTGCAGCAGGAGCCGTTTTAATTGCTGCTCTGGCTTCTTTACTAGTAGCAAGCTCTTTGTTGCTACCCCCATTATGGGTAAAAATTCAGTTACTAATTAAATAATTAAAATTGCGAGGAGTTAACCCGATTGCTCATAGTTATTGATAACTACGATAGTTTTACCTATAACTTAGTCCAGTATCTAGGAGAACTAGGTACTCAGTTTCCAGTAGCGGCTGAGATTCAAGTGTATCGCAACGACCAGATATCTCTGGCAGAAATTAGAGATTTAAAACCAGACGGCGTGGTGATTTCTCCAGGACCAGGTAGACCTGAAGATGCCGGAATCTCTCTAGAATTGATTGAAAAACTGGGGACAAATCTCCCAATTTTAGGGGTTTGTTTGGGACATCAAAGTATCGGTCAAGTCTTTGGGGGTGATATAGTATCTGCATCAGAATTGATGCATGGCAAGACTTCACAGATACATCACAATGGAGTCGGGGTATTTTCCCAGATCGAAAACCCATTTACAGCTACTCGCTACCACAGCTTAGTCATCGATCGCTCAACTTGTCCAGAAGTTCTGGAGATCACAGCATGGATCGATGATGGCACAATTATGGGAGTTAGGCATCGGGAGTATCCCCACATTCAAGGAGTTCAGTTTCACCCAGAAAGCATTTTAACGACTCCAGGGAAACAATTACTCCAAAATTTCCTCGAATCTTTGTAAACAGGGCGATCGCTCGTAGATAAAGGGTCAAAATTACATGAAACGTCGGCAGTTAGTACATTATGCAGGAGCAGGATTACTCTCAGCTATTGGTACTGGTTTACTCTCTCAATGGCAAAGTTCTCAAGCCGCAACACCAGACGGTTTAACCATCAAATGGCTGGGGCATACTTGCTTTTTATTTACTGGCGGCGGTAAAAGAGTTTTAGTCAATCCTTTTGAAAATCAAGGTTGTACGGCTAAATATCGTTCTCCCAAAGTGAGTGCAGATTTAGTTTTAGCTAGTAGCCTCCTTCTAGATGAAGGTGGTGTCAGGAATTTACCTGGTAAACCCAAAATTCTGTACGAACCTGGAGTTTATGAAATCGGTGGGATCAAAATTCAAGGTGTCAGCCTCCCTCACGATCGCTTAGGAGGGCGCAGATTTGGTCAGAACGTCGCTTGGAAATGGACTCAGGGAGGAATAGAGGTTTTACACTTAGGAGGCGCTGCTGGGCCAGTTGAGCTAGAACAGAAGATTCTTTTTGGTAGTCCCGATCTGGTATGTATTCCGGTTGGTGGAGGTGTAAAAGCCTACACCCCTGAAGAAGCCAAACAAGCTATTCAAGTCATTAATCCCAAAGTAATTATTCCCACCCACTACCGCACCGCAGGTGCTGGAGATAGTTGCGATTTAGTCGGCGTAGACAAGTTTGTGGGCTTAATGCAG
This genomic interval carries:
- a CDS encoding DUF3285 domain-containing protein, producing the protein MTDPFPTSETPATTSETTETQPTKPEGSYVKLAMRNMVRKRGTSLKHFFLTAFGLLAFFIGMAYLTR
- the ybeY gene encoding rRNA maturation RNase YbeY; translation: METVVELEVSIQDSFLEQIEGQNPALIANFQKVTTEAKWEDWFEQWLATMSFDLPQAEAYEISLRFTTDPEIQALNAQYRHQNHPTDVLAFAALEVDYPKLPSCVPLYLGDIVISVETADRQAQVQNHPLITELAWLAAHGFLHLLGWDHPDDENLRQMLQQQDVLLAKIGLNMELPLPSE
- a CDS encoding diacylglycerol kinase family protein translates to MSVSTVGSEGTVDKSQTPILSPELSEPVTQPKRALAWKTAGNLLISFKYAWAGLHYAFLTQRNFRIHAFMGAFALILGAFLQLKPVEMAAIAIVAGLVLALELINTAIESVVDLTVKQSYHELAKIAKDCAAGAVLIAALASLLVASSLLLPPLWVKIQLLIK
- a CDS encoding anthranilate synthase component II gives rise to the protein MLIVIDNYDSFTYNLVQYLGELGTQFPVAAEIQVYRNDQISLAEIRDLKPDGVVISPGPGRPEDAGISLELIEKLGTNLPILGVCLGHQSIGQVFGGDIVSASELMHGKTSQIHHNGVGVFSQIENPFTATRYHSLVIDRSTCPEVLEITAWIDDGTIMGVRHREYPHIQGVQFHPESILTTPGKQLLQNFLESL
- a CDS encoding MBL fold metallo-hydrolase; the encoded protein is MKRRQLVHYAGAGLLSAIGTGLLSQWQSSQAATPDGLTIKWLGHTCFLFTGGGKRVLVNPFENQGCTAKYRSPKVSADLVLASSLLLDEGGVRNLPGKPKILYEPGVYEIGGIKIQGVSLPHDRLGGRRFGQNVAWKWTQGGIEVLHLGGAAGPVELEQKILFGSPDLVCIPVGGGVKAYTPEEAKQAIQVINPKVIIPTHYRTAGAGDSCDLVGVDKFVGLMQGMDIKQLNSDSIRIKSRDLPQSNSVIRVLKYSF